The genomic stretch GTGCAGGGGAACCGGGAGACGGCGATCCGCCTCGCCCTCGACGGGGAGATCGCCCAGGCGATGACCGACCCCCTCGTCGTCGGCCTCCAGCCGACGCGGACGACCGACGACGGCGTCGCCTTCGAGCGGGAGTGGGCGTCCCTCCCGCTGAGTTCCTCCGACAAGACCATCCTCTCCGACCTCTACACCCTCACCGTCCGCGCCCGCTGGACGGCGAACGGCAAGGAGCAGGTCGAGGAGGCGAGCCTCACCGTCTACCACCCGCAGTCGTGAGCGGAATGTAATGCAATGAAACGGACGGCATCCCATCTCCGGCGCGGGTTCACGCTTCTCGAAGTGATGCTCGCCCTTGCCGTCTTCGCGGTCGTGGCGGGCGGCCTCTTCGGGACGATCCGCGGGATGATGAAGGCGACGGCGACCCTCCGCGAGGCCCAGCGGGACGCCAACGGGATCTACGGCGTCTTCGAGCTCTGCCGCCGGACCTTCGCCGCTCTCCCGTCGGCGGCGACGATCCTCTCCACCGCCACCGACGGGGCGACGCCGCTCCCCTACGAGCTGGTCCTGGAGAACGCCTCCTCGGCCTTCATCTTCGGCGACCGCGCCTTCTTTTATGGGGAGATCGCGATGACGGCGCACACCGAGGGGGACGGGACCCTGACCCTCGGCGTCGAATACCGGCGGATCGACACCACCACCGGCCTCGCCATGCCGAACCCGCTCTGGCTTCCCCTCCTCACGAATCTCAAGGAAATGCAGTGGCACTATTACGACGCCACGGCGGAGAGCTGGGAGGACACGTGGACCGAGACG from Verrucomicrobium sp. GAS474 encodes the following:
- a CDS encoding prepilin-type N-terminal cleavage/methylation domain-containing protein codes for the protein MKRTASHLRRGFTLLEVMLALAVFAVVAGGLFGTIRGMMKATATLREAQRDANGIYGVFELCRRTFAALPSAATILSTATDGATPLPYELVLENASSAFIFGDRAFFYGEIAMTAHTEGDGTLTLGVEYRRIDTTTGLAMPNPLWLPLLTNLKEMQWHYYDATAESWEDTWTETTRPALVQLTLMHGDDPREWTQTFWLPTLAAQPSFSASAGGGGGGGNANRSGAGGSNAGGQGNRNGGNGNANGNGNGGTGGRQNGGGGGNRGGGR